The following are from one region of the Paraglaciecola sp. L1A13 genome:
- a CDS encoding oleate hydratase: protein MSRNSEIDLTKLKIHIEAMNKKSFNVSPDASTYHLHNGVDTTLPPPDLHGSYTNHRPLPTPGIEQRHAYIVGTGIAGLSAAFFLIRDGHMPPQNITFLEADNIEGGALDGAGNAQDGYLVRGGREMEMAYQNFWDVFSEIPALELPAPFTVLDEYRIVNDVDKNWSKARLLEKQGQLKDSSIMGLTKLQQIELVKLLLARKEDLDDITVQQWFSEGFLNSNFYMFWRTMFAFQNWHSVLEMKLYMHRFLHLMDGLSDMTALVFPKYNQYESFVLPLKTWLVEQGVKITCNTMVTDLDIESTDDVMTTTGIKTIGINGADTIKVNERDLVFVTTGSIVEDTAYGNDDTAAELKLQGEDPNTGSGWQLWRNLAAKSAVFGRPEKFCGNVDASTWQSATLTCKPSPLIDKLKTLSVNDPSSGKTVTGGIITFTDSNWLMSFTVNRQPHFRDQPKDVVVIWVYGLIMDKDGNYIKKPMPQCTGKEILAEVCYHLGLIEQVNDVMAATKVRIALMPYITSQFMPRAKGDRPWVVPQGCTNIACMGQFVETHNDVVFTLESSVRTARIGVYSLLGIKKQVPDIYPGQYDIRRLLRATRTLNNDDAFLGEGLLRHFLSGTYFEHILPLGPNESPADLHKSGLFEQQLKSVRDMFEHSHPLESARAWIQARLDSLHGRD from the coding sequence GTGTCACGAAATTCTGAAATTGACCTAACAAAACTCAAAATTCATATCGAAGCTATGAACAAGAAATCATTTAATGTGTCTCCAGATGCTTCAACATATCATTTGCATAATGGGGTTGATACGACCCTTCCTCCTCCTGATTTGCATGGCAGTTATACTAACCATCGGCCACTGCCAACACCCGGAATTGAACAACGCCATGCCTATATAGTGGGTACGGGGATCGCAGGGTTATCGGCCGCTTTTTTCCTTATCCGTGATGGCCATATGCCTCCACAGAATATCACCTTTTTAGAGGCCGATAATATAGAAGGAGGTGCGCTTGATGGTGCGGGGAATGCACAAGACGGTTACCTCGTTCGAGGCGGTCGAGAAATGGAAATGGCCTATCAGAATTTTTGGGATGTTTTTTCAGAGATCCCAGCGTTGGAATTACCCGCGCCGTTTACCGTATTGGACGAGTATCGAATTGTTAATGATGTGGATAAAAACTGGTCTAAAGCACGTTTATTAGAAAAGCAGGGGCAGCTAAAAGATTCTTCAATTATGGGTTTGACCAAGTTGCAACAAATAGAATTGGTCAAGTTGTTATTGGCACGAAAAGAAGATTTAGACGATATCACTGTGCAGCAGTGGTTCAGTGAAGGCTTTTTGAATTCCAATTTTTATATGTTTTGGCGCACCATGTTTGCTTTTCAAAATTGGCATTCGGTTCTTGAAATGAAATTGTATATGCATCGTTTTTTACATCTTATGGATGGTTTGAGTGACATGACAGCTTTGGTATTTCCTAAATATAACCAATACGAAAGTTTTGTTCTTCCGCTGAAGACCTGGCTGGTAGAGCAGGGTGTGAAGATAACGTGTAACACCATGGTAACGGATCTCGATATTGAGTCCACAGACGATGTAATGACGACAACCGGTATCAAAACCATTGGTATTAACGGTGCTGATACAATAAAGGTTAATGAACGCGATCTTGTGTTTGTTACCACCGGTTCCATTGTTGAAGATACGGCCTATGGCAATGATGACACGGCGGCTGAACTAAAGTTACAAGGCGAGGATCCAAATACAGGGTCGGGTTGGCAATTATGGAGAAACCTCGCCGCAAAATCTGCAGTATTTGGGCGCCCAGAAAAATTCTGCGGCAATGTAGATGCATCCACATGGCAATCTGCCACCTTAACGTGTAAACCCTCCCCACTAATAGACAAGCTGAAAACCCTCTCAGTGAATGATCCGAGTTCGGGTAAAACGGTCACCGGTGGGATCATTACATTTACCGATTCTAATTGGTTAATGAGTTTCACCGTAAACCGTCAGCCTCATTTTCGTGACCAGCCTAAAGATGTGGTTGTTATTTGGGTTTACGGACTGATTATGGACAAAGACGGTAATTATATTAAAAAGCCAATGCCTCAATGCACGGGCAAAGAAATCCTTGCGGAAGTTTGCTATCACTTAGGGCTAATCGAACAAGTTAACGACGTAATGGCAGCCACTAAAGTCCGTATCGCATTAATGCCGTATATTACTAGCCAATTTATGCCTCGAGCCAAAGGAGATAGGCCGTGGGTAGTGCCGCAAGGCTGCACCAATATTGCTTGTATGGGGCAATTTGTTGAAACCCACAATGATGTGGTCTTTACCCTTGAGAGCTCTGTTAGAACCGCACGGATAGGTGTTTACAGCCTATTAGGCATTAAAAAACAAGTGCCCGATATCTACCCAGGTCAATATGATATACGCCGATTGTTACGGGCGACCCGCACCTTAAACAATGATGATGCGTTTTTAGGTGAAGGGTTGTTGCGTCATTTCTTAAGTGGCACGTATTTCGAACATATCTTGCCGCTTGGACCAAATGAAAGCCCCGCAGATCTGCATAAATCGGGTTTGTTTGAGCAACAGTTAA
- a CDS encoding response regulator, whose amino-acid sequence MTVGSILIVDDSDIDQFILKFMIEKYDADITILQAYDGKEALDILQGLDSQPELIFLDINMPRMNGHEFLKVYESLPQHDSAVIMLSSSDEDSDKQQSLAYQSVKQYRTKPIAKADLEEIVCGANE is encoded by the coding sequence ATGACAGTAGGTTCCATTCTAATTGTTGATGACAGTGACATAGACCAATTTATTTTGAAATTCATGATAGAAAAGTACGATGCTGATATTACAATTTTGCAAGCTTATGATGGTAAAGAAGCACTGGATATTTTGCAGGGTTTGGATAGTCAGCCTGAACTTATTTTTTTAGATATCAATATGCCACGTATGAACGGTCATGAATTTTTAAAAGTATATGAATCGCTTCCTCAACATGATTCGGCCGTTATTATGCTGTCTTCCTCAGATGAAGATAGCGATAAGCAGCAATCTCTTGCCTATCAAAGTGTCAAACAATACCGTACCAAACCAATAGCGAAAGCCGATCTAGAAGAGATTGTTTGTGGGGCGAATGAATAA
- a CDS encoding PAS domain-containing sensor histidine kinase has product MSSKNTSIDAPQDNLMDNAAMLAAVLNTVTDAIITMSQYGIVQSFNRSAERIFGYSADEVVGQNVKLLMPDPYYSEHDSYLKHYLSTGNKKVIGVGREVQAKRKDGNVFFMELNVNEMTISGVTMFVGTIRDISDRKSAEQDLKDNQASLQVIVDNTVDGLITINEVGRVETFNKACEVLFGYKTAEVIGNNVKMLMPEPYHSEHDGYLKNYHTSGTRKIIGSGRQVEGKKKDGTIFPMDLSISEVDIKGKKIYSGIIRDITELQEAQQRLAAVLDNTVDGLITIDENGCIEHYNKACEAIFGFNAREAVGQNVKILMPEPYHSEHDGYLKNYHNTGSKKIIGSGREVVGLRKNGSTFPLDLSVSEVNVQGRKLYSGIVRDISVRKKAEADIKQANSELEEFAYRTSHDLRSPLISSIGLLDIVTHYIQQGETDSALASIGLIQVSLGKLEDLVKDILTITKVQHAEEDSQCINTQLFIDDTIDKIRHMPNFERLDIRYDLRFNGVLYLPKSPFALIIENLLTNAVKYQDLTKSHSFIRISTSNSKTNFVLEVSDNGLGIPKDQRQNLFKMFKRFHPKTSFGSGLGLYLMKKSVDKLHGQLKFEDIKNETRFIVVLPINAVQST; this is encoded by the coding sequence AGTTTCAATCGTTCGGCAGAACGCATATTTGGTTATAGCGCTGATGAGGTCGTCGGCCAGAACGTAAAATTGCTCATGCCAGATCCGTATTACAGCGAACATGATAGCTACCTTAAACATTATTTATCTACCGGCAATAAAAAGGTCATTGGAGTCGGGCGTGAGGTGCAAGCTAAGCGTAAGGACGGAAATGTCTTTTTCATGGAATTAAATGTAAACGAAATGACCATTTCAGGGGTAACGATGTTCGTGGGTACCATTCGTGATATATCTGACAGAAAAAGTGCCGAGCAGGATTTAAAAGACAATCAAGCGTCACTTCAGGTGATTGTTGATAACACGGTTGATGGTTTGATTACGATTAATGAAGTAGGCCGCGTTGAAACATTTAATAAAGCGTGTGAAGTACTATTTGGCTATAAGACTGCAGAAGTTATCGGGAATAATGTGAAAATGCTCATGCCCGAGCCGTATCATAGCGAACACGATGGCTACCTAAAAAATTACCATACCTCCGGTACAAGAAAGATCATCGGCAGTGGGCGTCAGGTTGAAGGTAAAAAGAAAGACGGTACCATTTTCCCTATGGATCTCTCTATCAGTGAAGTCGATATAAAAGGAAAAAAAATATACAGCGGTATTATAAGAGACATCACTGAGCTACAAGAGGCGCAGCAGCGTCTTGCTGCGGTTCTTGATAATACGGTTGATGGTTTAATCACCATCGATGAGAACGGGTGTATTGAGCATTACAATAAAGCGTGCGAAGCTATTTTTGGCTTCAACGCAAGGGAAGCCGTTGGGCAGAATGTTAAAATATTGATGCCTGAACCGTATCATAGTGAACATGATGGATATCTAAAAAATTATCATAATACGGGATCGAAAAAGATCATAGGCAGCGGCCGTGAAGTCGTTGGGTTAAGGAAGAACGGTAGCACCTTTCCCCTGGACCTATCGGTAAGTGAAGTGAACGTTCAAGGACGTAAATTGTATAGCGGGATAGTGCGTGACATCTCTGTTCGCAAAAAGGCTGAGGCTGATATCAAGCAAGCTAATTCAGAACTGGAAGAGTTTGCTTATCGCACCTCACATGATCTTCGCTCTCCTTTGATTTCGTCGATTGGACTACTGGATATTGTTACACACTATATTCAACAAGGAGAAACAGATAGTGCACTAGCCAGTATAGGGTTAATTCAAGTGTCTTTAGGAAAGCTAGAAGATCTTGTTAAAGACATTCTTACTATCACAAAAGTGCAACATGCAGAAGAAGACTCCCAGTGCATTAATACTCAGCTATTCATCGACGATACGATTGATAAAATACGACATATGCCTAATTTTGAACGATTAGACATCAGGTATGATTTACGCTTCAATGGTGTTCTTTATTTACCCAAAAGTCCTTTTGCGTTAATCATTGAAAACTTACTTACTAATGCAGTTAAATATCAGGATCTCACAAAGAGCCATTCTTTCATTAGAATTTCGACTTCTAACAGCAAGACAAACTTTGTACTTGAGGTGAGTGATAATGGGTTGGGTATTCCAAAAGATCAGCGTCAAAACCTTTTTAAAATGTTTAAACGTTTTCATCCCAAAACGTCTTTTGGATCCGGGCTTGGATTGTATTTGATGAAAAAAAGTGTAGACAAGCTTCACGGTCAGCTTAAATTTGAAGATATAAAAAATGAGACTAGGTTTATTGTCGTATTGCCTATTAATGCAGTACAGTCAACCTGA